Proteins co-encoded in one Candidatus Poribacteria bacterium genomic window:
- a CDS encoding GNAT family N-acetyltransferase — MKDLRIIEAKESQREILQQLLELYQYDLSIVTDDDVDPFGLYGYSYLDCYWMEEKRYPYLFLFRESLAGFALVNKVNWLPENDGAHSIAEFFILNKYRRRGIGTVAAQYVIDHFPGKWEIRILRENQSAIQFWRLVINNLTSGQFVERIPDPHVWRGPVFSFKNVTAESSFPKEFAE, encoded by the coding sequence ATGAAAGATCTTAGAATTATCGAAGCCAAGGAATCACAAAGGGAAATTCTCCAACAGCTGCTTGAACTCTATCAATATGACCTGAGCATTGTAACTGATGATGATGTTGACCCGTTCGGTTTATATGGCTATTCATATCTTGACTGTTACTGGATGGAAGAAAAAAGATACCCCTACTTGTTCCTGTTTCGAGAATCTCTTGCTGGATTTGCGCTTGTTAATAAGGTGAATTGGCTGCCTGAGAATGATGGCGCACATTCCATAGCGGAGTTTTTTATTCTGAACAAATATAGGAGGCGAGGTATCGGAACCGTAGCAGCACAATATGTCATTGACCATTTTCCCGGAAAATGGGAAATCAGAATCCTTCGTGAGAATCAGTCCGCAATCCAGTTCTGGAGGCTGGTAATCAATAATCTGACCTCCGGACAGTTTGTCGAACGGATTCCGGATCCGCACGTGTGGCGTGGTCCTGTATTCTCATTTAAGAATGTAACTGCTGAATCGTCATTTCCCAAGGAGTTTGCCGAATGA